From Argopecten irradians isolate NY chromosome 12, Ai_NY, whole genome shotgun sequence, one genomic window encodes:
- the LOC138304864 gene encoding serine/threonine-protein kinase WNK-like isoform X3: MSKNHSSIAINGDLSHKQIENADDTTVSGSVKPSYSIGRTRRLQTGMGQKITHKSDKGDSQSYSADPSPVLRTNNRNKIRDRRKCISEDITGKVEPSYEKSGKTSCFPGRFNTKDSGVNLKRDRSSSIKSDTSDVELAGKSSPTMDNKSRTSDTSNNSEDSVTKSFQIKKVEENDDMGKKERKISSYTGRKLKQPAKRRSFEVCTVKSSSPKPVIEGSTTDLDINDTDKPAIFPDISSQSTADSAISLGVLSSTSIKELESGEVQRDSLLDAGISEKIDKKVDGEVAKKEDEGDEKAEKAVATSPDGRFMKFDVEIGRGSFKTVYKGLDTETGVAVAWCELQDKKWNKTERQRFREEAEMLKELQHPNIVRFYDSWEEPNPRNRKVIVLVTELMTSGTLKTYIKRLKKIYPKVLKNWCKQILKGLYYLHMRTPPVIHRDLKCDNIFITGTTGSVKIGDLGLATLKNKSFAKSVIGTPEFMAPEMYEEHYDESVDVYAFGMCMLEMATSEYPYKECSNAAQIYRRVTSGVRPEAFSKVDGAEIKEIIDACIRSKIEDRYTVKDLLQHNFFLEDNGLKVEVVTREEEEIDLSSVQLRLRVVDPKKRKDRHKENEAIQFDFDIENDVPEEVAQEMVKSGFLQEEDVKIVSKQIRDRISVVRRDIGRKAAEAQSKSEQHGGSQLQLHSSQQQISHSTSTTDVSGDSQAPSQTQLQQQSQQPSVSQSQVIQSQSSVSQSLSQHQSFTQQTNSSEEALATASPDGDTKLPAHHPQPVQQQATKPLQEKAEGEPLQDGQSIQVPAHSALSPGPVEAMSPLKPITTQQISAAGSSSRIQMKAANLEQLNISAAQQHQQQAGPTKAVPSSSVVATPSSTITNSLSSGNLNEDHRESESEMSSKGEDRKRRTRPKRRKTLERAPRLTILSYEADDEEVECRLDLANRNTVTFKFALENDKPTEIAESLVQEDILPEVQSIMIIKLLQEVIKMVTEDPVKAVNVCLSYVSTPSSSPSSIRKARPLTDSDAAKKLFDADLEQTSDDGRSEVGVHVITERKQDQSTETEESRVVESKNRSFIVSRVPEKTVLDSKISEDDGGEWDNYVSPENTQKSLPSSSTTTVNHYPAEGDGSALSDSEKSLKGSSKVPVDISDLNEKLNQLTQKSAPGQGVGSLQLPEGMPFPPPTTGSGAAPTPVGDTHGSMVDLQNQGKPPQSDQQPKSLQTSQAQPQQQIPQSVSGPTVQSQPPQSIDAYQQQFQGQGQTSQGGSVSQAMLQQFMAQGQNLDSSVGNMPQQQQMFAQYPGMMMPPPPLYSDPYMLQMQFYNQQVLQQMVLRQMQQQQQQQQQQQGQVQQPNAQSMNQFGPQMFMPPVFMPGQMGFYPQMQTTPAQQAPGQQQPMPPQQVDGVAGAPLTDSKPPSPSQSRKRLDIIDGVDLPSPMPKKAEYSIKSLEEGLKKIHGRAKEKELLGANGQDGQKQGLDVGTDTSQSQIDQLSDDGSVSDVREDGDSVCKQTQAVKSRFSVSKVNEDSLNKQDMDVPDGATDTTKSESDDVEVKATLEKILKNVAIDDVKVRSNSVDTPKSHRKSRFLVTKVSEEKKSEETSSQSTTEVVVDSEAGGGGASSSQDPSDSSQLNMNDLEQDGGQKSNSATGEDIMEDVIEKEFLEDASVKEDSTDKNTPIQVDTTQKQVKDDSYQRMAKDPEYNTMMLRHREEMTELREMMTRLHKKHDDELKDFMKTKGYKIKFMIPAPPPPPPLPGMGRCSNGNMLSPLNFATLPNPLATQLVSSCSSVSSSEGMPSSSKFSMSPLKSKPKVAVDDPNSSKDSQNVQSDKQTEGSGVGDVTGKSQQLSSTQLLDTEYLVNRTDSLESGEISDQKLDSSDGIKSNVFSSEEGEESDTKLSSSTSVSRKTSTDMSSYPGGAGSLQPKQQNVSQLSAQQLQFLYQQQQQQYQQAPFFYSPSFQFQGGGQMLPTNVQTQVPSNFPQGSSVYLPSSSFMPMGFNQLQSNPYSQYPILPNMNYTTTQSTTTQAVPAQAKDSSS, encoded by the exons ATGAGTAAAAACCATTCTTCTATTGCTATTAATGGAGATTTATCTCATAAACAGATTGAAAATGCAGATGATACGACAGTATCGGGGTCTGTCAAACCATCGTATTCCATAGGTCGAACAAGACGATTACAAACGGGAATGGGCCAGAAAATCACTCATAAGTCTGATAAAGGAGATTCACAGTCTTATTCTGCTGATCCTAGTCCTGTGTTAAGAACAAATAATCGTAATAAAATACGTGATCGCAGAAAGTGCATTTCAGAGGATATTACAGGGAAAGTGGAACCATCATATGAGAAAAGTGGGAAAACTTCATGTTTTCCAGGACGTTTCAACACAAAAGACAGTGGTGTCAATTTGAAAAGAGATCGATCATCGAGTATAAAATCTGATACATCAGATGTGGAACTTGCAGGAAAAAGTTCTCCTACTATGGATAATAAATCAAGAACTAGCGATACCAGCAATAACTCGGAGGATTCGGTaacaaaatcatttcaaataaagaaagttgaagaaaatgacgatatgggtaagaaagaaagaaaaatcaGTTCCTATACTGGAAGGAAACTGAAGCAGCCAGCAAAGAGAAGATCATTTGAAGTGTGTACTGTGAAAAGTAGTAGCCCCAAACCTGTTATAGAAGGTTCTACTACTGATTTAGATATCAATGACACCGACAAACCTGCAATATTTCCTGACATTTCTTCTCAAAGTACTGCAGATAGTGCTATTAGTCTCGGAGTGCTTAGTAGCACATCCATTAAAGAGTTAGAATCTGGTGAAGTACAGAGGGATTCTTTATTAGATGCAGGAATATCCGAAAAGATCGACAAGAAAGTTGATGGCGAGGTTGCAAAAAAGGAGGATGAGGGTGATGAGAAGGCTGAAAAAGCAGTAGCAACTTCTCCAGATGGACGTTTTATGAAATTTGATGTGGAAATTGGAAGAGGTTCTTTCAAGACTGTTTATAAAGGATTAGACACAGAAACAGGCGTAGCAGTTGCATGGTGTGAATTACAG GATAAGAAATGGAATAAAACAGAAAGACAAAGGTTTCGAGAAGAAGCAGAAATGTTGAAAGAACTGCAACACCCAAATATTGTGAGATTCTATGACTCATGGGAAGAACCAAATCCAAGGAACAGGAAAGTTATTGTGCTTGTGACTGAGCTCATGACTTCAGGCACACTGAAAAC gtacaTCAAAAGGCTGAAGAAGATTTACCCTAAGGTACTGAAGAACTGGTGTAAGCAGATATTGAAGGGCCTTTACTACCTACATATGAGAACACCACCGGTTATCCATCGTGATCTCAAATGTGACAACATCTTCATCACGGGTACAACAGGCTCTGTAAAGATTGGCGACTTGGGGTTGGCAACACTGAAGAACAAATCCTTTGCTAAAAGTGTGATAG GTACGCCAGAATTTATGGCTCCTGAAATGTATGAAGAACACTATGATGAGTCCGTGGATGTATACGCTTTTGGGATGTGCATGTTGGAGATGGCAACGTCCGAGTACCCCTACAAGGAATGCTCTAATGCAGCACAGATCTATCGGCGTGTTACTAGC GGAGTGCGACCTGAAGCCTTCTCTAAAGTGGATGGTGCTGAAATCAAGGAAATCATTGACGCTTGTATCAGATCCAAGATAGAAGACAG ataCACAGTGAAAGATTTGCTTCAACACAACTTCTTCCTGGAAGATAATGGACTGAAAGTTGAAGTGGTTACGAGAGAAGAGGAGGAAATTGACTTATCGTCTGTTCAGCTTAGATTGCGTGTTGTTGATCCAAAAAAGCGTAAAGACAGACATAAGGAGAACGAAGCCATTCAGTTTGactttgatattgaaaatgacGTGCCAGAAGAGGTTGCTCAAGAGATG GTGAAGTCTGGCTTTCTTCAGGAGGAAGATGTAAAAATTGTAAGCAAACAGATTCGCGATAGGATTAGTGTGGTCAGAAGGGACATAGGCCGCAAAGCTGCAGAGGCCCAAAGTAAAAGTGAGCAACACGGTGGATCACAGTTACAGCTTCATTCCTCCCAACAGCAGATCTCCCACAGTACCAGTACAACGGACGTGTCAGGTGATAGCCAGGCACCGTCACAAACACAACTACAGCAACAGTCACAGCAACCTAGTGTATCCCAGAGCCAGGTTATCCAGTCCCAGTCTTCTGTCTCTCAGTCTTTGTCTCAGCACCAGTCCTTCACTCAGCAGACCAATTCCAGTGAGGAGGCACTAG CCACGGCAAGTCCCGATGGAGACACAAAACTTCCGGCTCACCATCCCCAGCCTGTTCAACAGCAG GCAACCAAACCTTTGCAAGAAAAAGCTGAAGGGGAACCTCTCCAAGATGGGCAAAGTATACAG GTTCCAGCTCATTCAGCCTTATCCCCAGGTCCTGTAGAAGCAATGTCTCCACTGAAAcctataacaacacaacaaattaGTGCTGCAGGCTCTTCCAGTCGAATTCAAATGAAG GCTGCAAATCTGGAACAGTTGAACATATCTGCTGCCCAGCAACACCAGCAGCAGGCAGGACCAACCAAGGCAGTTCCTTCTAGCAGTGTGGTAGCAACTCCCTCCTCTACAATTACCAACAGTCTGTCCTCTGGAAATCTCAACGAGGATCACAGAGAGAG tGAAAGTGAGATGAGCAGTAAAGGCGAAGACCGAAAAAGACGAACTCGTCCTAAACGAAGGAAGACGTTGGAAAGGGCACCAAGACTTACAATTCTTAGTTACGAAGCAGATGACGAGGAAGTGGAATGCCGATTGGATTTGGCAAACAGAAACACTGTCACATTCAAATTCGCACTAGAAAATGACAAGCCGACAGAAATTGCTGAAAGCCTG GTACAAGAAGATATTTTACCAGAGGTACAATCTATCATGATCATCAAACTTCTACAAGAAGTGATAAAGATGGTGACGGAGGACCCAGTCAAGGCAGTCAATGTTTGTCTTAGCTATGTCAGCACCCCGTCGTCAAGTCCTAGCTCCATCAGAAAGGCGAGACCACTCACTGATTCAGACGCTGCTAAG AAACTGTTTGATGCTGATTTGGAGCAGACATCGGACGATGGTCGATCAGAGGTGGGAGTTCATGTGATAACAGAGAGAAAACAAGACCAGTCGACAGAGACTGAGGAGTCCCGTGTAGTGGAGAGTAAAAACAGGAGCTTCATCGTTAGCAGAGTTCCAGAAAAGACTGTGTTAGATTCCAAAATTTCTGAGGATGATGGAGGAGAGTGGGACAACTATGTGTCGCCAGAAAATACACAAAAGTCGTTGCCATCTTCCAGCACTACAACAGTTAACCATTATCCTGCAGAAGGGGACGGTTCAGCCCTGTCAGATTCAGAAAAGTCGTTAAAGGGATCGTCTAAGGTTCCTGTGGACATTAGTGATCTAAATGAAAAGCTTAACCAACTGACCCAGAAATCTGCTCCAGGTCAAGGTGTTGGTTCTCTCCAGTTACCAGAAGGGATGCCATTCCCGCCACCAACCACTGGTAGTGGCGCCGCTCCCACCCCTGTCGGTGACACACATGGGAGTATGGTGGATCTCCAAAATCAGGGGAAGCCACCACAGTCGGATCAACAACCAAAATCTCTTCAGACCTCGCAAGCACAGCCACAACAACAAATTCCACAGAGTGTGTCTGGGCCGACAGTGCAGTCACAGCCTCCGCAGTCAATAGATGCTTATCAGCAACAATTCCAAGGGCAGGGCCAGACCTCCCAAGGTGGGTCTGTCTCTCAAGCTATGCTACAACAGTTCATGGCACAAGGGCAGAATCTGGACTCCAGTGTGGGTAATATGCCACAACAGCAACAGATGTTTGCGCAGTACCCGGGCATGATGATGCCTCCCCCACCATTGTACTCGGATCCGTACATGCTACAGATGCAGTTCTATAATCAGCAGGTTCTGCAGCAAATGGTTCTGAGACAAATGCAGcaacagcagcaacaacaacaacaacagcaaggTCAAGTTCAGCAGCCAAACGCACAGTCAATGAATCAGTTTGGGCCCCAGATGTTTATGCCTCCGGTATTTATGCCAGGACAGATGGGATTTTATCCTCAGATGCAGACCACTCCGGCTCAACAAGCACCAGGTCAACAGCAGCCAATGCCTCCACAGCAGGTCGATGGTGTAGCTGGTGCGCCTCTGACTGATTCTAAGCCACCTTCTCCCTCACAAAGTAGGAAAAGACTTGATATTATCGATGGTGTAGATCTGCCCTCTCCGATGCCAAAAAAAGCGGAGTACAGCATTAAGAGCCTGGAGGAAGGATTAAAAAAGATACACGGCAGAGCAAAAGAGAAGGAATTACTTGGTGCTAATGGGCAAGATGGCCAGAAACAAGGACTAGATGTTGGAACTGATACTTCTCAGTCACAAATAGATCAATTGTCAGACGACGGTAGTGTGAGTGATGTTAGAGAAGATGGAGACTCGGTGTGTAAACAAACTCAGGCTGTAAAGTCGAGGTTTAGTGTCAGTAAAGTGAACGAGGACTCCCTAAATAAACAGGACATGGACGTTCCTGACGGTGCAACAGACACAACGAAATCGGAAAGTGATGATGTTGAGGTGAAAGCAACATTAGAAAAGATACTGAAAAATGTTGCTATTGACGATGTAAAAGTAAGATCTAATTCAGTAGACACTCCAAAaagtcacaggaaaagccgttTCCTTGTGACAAAAGTTTCAGAGGAAAAGAAGAGTGAAGAAACATCATCGCAGTCTACGACTGAGGTGGTGGTTGATAGTGAAGCTGGTGGTGGTGGGGCTTCTAGTAGTCAAGATCCCTCTGATTCTAGCCAacttaatatgaatgaccta gAGCAAGACGGGGGCCAGAAGTCCAATTCCGCAACTGGAGAGGACATAATGGAAGATGTGATTGAAAAAGAATTCTTGGAAGACGCAAGTGTTAAGGAAGACTCTACAGACAAGAACACTCCGATTCAGGTGGATACAACACAGAAACAAGTAAAAGATGATTCCTATCAACGCATGGCTAAGGATCCAGAATACAATACCATGATGTTAAG GCATCGGGAAGAAATGACTGAACTTCGTGAGATGATGACTCGACTTCATAAAAAACATGATGACGAACTGAAGGATTTCATGAAGACTAAAGGATATAAGATAAAATTCATGATTCCTGCTCCTCCACCTCCTCCTCCTCTACCAGGCATGGGCCGATGTAGCAACGGGAATATGTTAAGTCCCTTAAATTTTGCCACGCTTCCAAATCCTCTTGCAACTCAGCTTGTGTCGTCATGTTCTTCTGTTTCTTCATCGGAAGGTATGCCTTCGTCTTCAAAGTTTTCAATGAGTCCTCTGAAATCAAAACCAAAGGTGGCAGTGGACGATCCCAATTCTTCCAAGGATAGTCAAAATGTGCAATCTGATAAACAGACTGAGGGTAGTGGTGTAGGGGATGTCACTGGCAAGTCACAACAGTTATCCTCTACACAGTTACTAGATACAGAGTATCTCGTCAATAGGACAGATTCGCTGGAGAGTGGAGAAATTTCTGACCAAAAACTAGACAGTTCTGATGGCATTAAAAGCAATGTGTTTAGTTCAGAAGAAGGAGAAGAAAGTGACACTAAATTGAGTTCTAGTACGTCAGTGAGTAGGAAAACAAGTACGGACATGTCTTCGTATCCCGGGGGAGCTGGCAGTTTACAGCCAAAACAACAGAATGTTTCACAGCTCTCTGCACAGCAATTACAGTTTctgtaccaacaacaacaacagcagtACCAACAAGCACCATTCTTTTATAGCCCGAGCTTTCAGTTTCAAGGAGGAGGTCAGATGCTTCCTACTAATGTCCAAACTCAAGTGCCTAGCAATTTTCCTCAAGGGAGTTCAGTATACCTGCCCTCCTCAAGCTTTATGCCAATGGGATTTAATCAACTACAAAGCAATCCATACAGTCAGTATCCGATCTTACCCAACATGAATTACACCACCACACAAAGCACCACAACCCAGGCGGTGCCTGCGCAAGCCAAGGACTCCTCTAGCTAA